The genomic segment GGAAATACAATGAATTAATACCTTGATTGGTTTACAAGAATATTAATGCTGTTATGTTCCTACAAGAGAGCATACAATGAATTAATACTTTAATTATGTTAAAACTGGAAGAACCCCCCCTCCCCACCCCCCACCCACACACACAGAGCAGTAGGAAGAAGTAGCTAAATAAAggtttattatttttcaacagTACGATTACAGAAGGATCCAAAGATCCTTCACAAACATGTGCCAAACAACGAAAGCTTAAAACCGATGATGAGGTTATTAGTTCCAACTTAGGGAGGATTTGTTATCAAATTATCAGCAGTCTTGCCATCAAACATTAGAGTTGCAGCTGCTGGAGGCAGATTTTTATCCATGTTCTCATCTTCATAAACTAAAGTATTCTTTCCTTGATCAGAAGAATCTTgagttttttcttcttgttgggGTTGTTTTGCTGCTGCAATATTACGAGCACTAGAAGAGAGGTCAACAGGTTGAGATTCAGCAATTTTTCCTTGTTGATTCTCAATATTACGAGCACTTGAAAAGAGGTCCACAGGTTGAGAATCAGCAATTTTTCCTCCTTCAAGAGGAGTACCCGCTTTGTACCTTATTCTAAGCGCATCATCTTCAGATAGTCTTGCTTGAGCTGTCCCATAACTAATATCATCTTTGCTCTTTGCCATGATTTTTCAATACACCCTTTGATTATTTCTCTATTTTCTAGTTCTTTTGGGTATCAAATTGGCAACTAGAATGGACTTGGTTCAATTAGT from the Lycium ferocissimum isolate CSIRO_LF1 chromosome 11, AGI_CSIRO_Lferr_CH_V1, whole genome shotgun sequence genome contains:
- the LOC132035835 gene encoding SEED MATURATION PROTEIN 1, translated to MAKSKDDISYGTAQARLSEDDALRIRYKAGTPLEGGKIADSQPVDLFSSARNIENQQGKIAESQPVDLSSSARNIAAAKQPQQEEKTQDSSDQGKNTLVYEDENMDKNLPPAAATLMFDGKTADNLITNPP